In Thalassotalea fonticola, a single genomic region encodes these proteins:
- the fba gene encoding class II fructose-bisphosphate aldolase (catalyzes the reversible aldol condensation of dihydroxyacetonephosphate and glyceraldehyde 3-phosphate in the Calvin cycle, glycolysis, and/or gluconeogenesis), producing MALISMRQMLDHAAEFDYGIPAFNVNNLEQVRAIMLAARDTDSPVILQASAGARKYAGAPFLRHLILAATEEFPEIPVVMHQDHGTSPAVCQRSIQLGFSSVMMDGSLGEDGKTPSSYEYNVDVTRRTVEMAHACGVSVEGELGCLGSLETGMAGEEDGIGAEGVLTAEQMLTDPEEAADFVAKTQVDALAIACGTSHGAYKFTRPPTSDILSIDRIKAIHARIPNTHLVMHGSSSVPQEWLAVINEYGGNIPETYGVPVEQIQEGIKNGVRKVNIDTDLRLASTGAVRRFLAHNPSEFDPRKFLQVTTDAMYDIVKARYEAFNTAGHASKFKCISLDNMYARYVSGELDALIK from the coding sequence ATGGCTTTAATTTCTATGCGTCAAATGCTAGACCATGCAGCAGAGTTTGACTATGGTATCCCTGCGTTTAACGTAAACAATCTTGAGCAAGTACGTGCAATTATGCTTGCCGCTCGCGATACTGACAGCCCGGTAATTTTACAAGCATCAGCTGGTGCTCGTAAATATGCTGGTGCACCCTTTCTGCGTCACTTAATTCTTGCTGCTACGGAAGAGTTTCCAGAAATTCCAGTAGTTATGCACCAAGATCATGGTACATCTCCTGCTGTATGTCAGCGTTCGATTCAGCTTGGCTTTTCATCAGTTATGATGGATGGTTCATTAGGCGAAGATGGTAAAACACCTTCATCTTATGAATACAATGTAGACGTTACTCGCCGAACTGTTGAGATGGCACATGCTTGTGGTGTTAGTGTTGAAGGTGAACTTGGCTGTTTAGGTTCATTAGAAACTGGCATGGCAGGTGAAGAAGACGGTATTGGTGCAGAAGGCGTTTTAACTGCTGAACAAATGCTTACTGATCCTGAAGAAGCAGCTGATTTCGTTGCAAAAACTCAAGTTGATGCGTTAGCTATTGCTTGTGGTACCTCACACGGTGCATACAAGTTTACTCGTCCACCAACAAGTGACATTTTATCAATTGATCGTATTAAGGCTATCCATGCTCGCATTCCAAACACTCACTTGGTAATGCACGGATCTTCATCTGTGCCACAAGAGTGGTTAGCGGTAATTAACGAATATGGTGGCAATATCCCTGAAACTTATGGTGTGCCAGTTGAGCAAATTCAAGAAGGTATTAAAAATGGCGTTCGTAAAGTAAACATCGATACTGATTTACGTCTTGCTTCTACGGGTGCTGTTCGTCGCTTTTTAGCACACAACCCATCTGAATTTGACCCGCGTAAATTCTTACAAGTAACAACTGATGCTATGTACGATATTGTTAAAGCTCGTTATGAAGCATTCAACACTGCTGGCCATGCTAGCAAGTTCAAATGTATTTCTTTAGATAATATGTACGCTCGTTATGTCAGTGGCGAACTAGATGCTTTAATCAAATAA
- a CDS encoding phosphoglycerate kinase translates to MSVIKMTDLELANKRVLIREDLNVPVKDGKITSDARLRAALPTLKLALQAGAKVMVMSHLGRPTEGEFNSEFSMQVVADYLTDALGQPVKLVSEYLDGVEVAAGELVIFENIRFNKGEKKNCEELSQKLASLCDVYVMDAFGTAHRAQASTHGVAKFAPVACAGPLLAGELEALGKALDNPARPLVAIVGGSKVSTKLTVLESLATVVDQLVVGGGIANTFIAASGHQVGKSLFEADLIDEAKRLTANAQANDGDIPVPTDVVVAKEFAESATATLKPVSEVADDEMIFDIGPDSAKELAKIIENAGTIVWNGPVGVFEFDQFGEGTKAIAQAIANSNAFSIAGGGDTLAAVDKYDIADKVSYISTGGGAFLEFLEGKKLPAVAILEERAAQ, encoded by the coding sequence ATGTCTGTCATTAAAATGACTGATCTTGAACTTGCTAATAAACGAGTATTAATTCGCGAAGATTTAAATGTACCGGTAAAAGACGGTAAAATCACTTCAGACGCTCGATTAAGAGCAGCCTTACCTACATTAAAACTAGCGTTACAAGCCGGTGCTAAAGTGATGGTGATGTCACATTTAGGTCGACCGACTGAAGGTGAATTTAACAGTGAGTTTTCAATGCAAGTTGTTGCTGACTATCTAACTGACGCACTTGGACAGCCAGTAAAACTGGTTAGCGAATACCTAGACGGTGTAGAGGTTGCTGCAGGTGAGTTAGTTATTTTTGAAAATATTCGTTTTAATAAAGGCGAAAAGAAAAACTGTGAAGAGTTATCACAAAAACTTGCCAGCCTTTGCGATGTTTATGTAATGGATGCATTTGGTACAGCTCATCGAGCGCAAGCAAGTACACACGGAGTTGCCAAGTTTGCTCCAGTAGCTTGTGCTGGCCCTTTACTTGCTGGTGAATTAGAAGCATTAGGCAAAGCGCTTGATAACCCAGCACGTCCATTAGTGGCAATTGTGGGTGGTTCAAAAGTTTCGACTAAACTTACCGTGCTAGAATCGCTTGCAACAGTTGTTGATCAACTTGTTGTTGGTGGCGGTATTGCCAATACATTTATTGCAGCAAGTGGCCATCAAGTTGGTAAGTCGTTATTTGAGGCCGACTTAATTGATGAAGCGAAGCGTTTAACAGCTAATGCGCAAGCAAATGATGGTGATATTCCAGTACCAACAGATGTAGTAGTAGCCAAAGAATTTGCCGAAAGTGCAACAGCAACGTTAAAGCCTGTAAGCGAAGTTGCTGATGATGAAATGATTTTTGATATTGGTCCTGATTCAGCAAAAGAGTTGGCTAAGATTATTGAAAACGCCGGAACTATCGTTTGGAACGGCCCTGTAGGGGTTTTTGAATTTGACCAGTTTGGTGAAGGTACTAAAGCCATCGCTCAAGCAATTGCTAATTCAAATGCTTTCTCGATAGCAGGCGGCGGTGACACATTAGCAGCAGTAGATAAATATGACATTGCCGACAAAGTATCCTACATCTCAACCGGTGGTGGTGCTTTCTTGGAATTTTTAGAAGGTAAGAAATTACCTGCAGTTGCCATTTTAGAAGAACGAGCAGCTCAATAG